The following coding sequences lie in one Spinacia oleracea cultivar Varoflay chromosome 1, BTI_SOV_V1, whole genome shotgun sequence genomic window:
- the LOC110805475 gene encoding uncharacterized protein isoform X2: MEGCYTSLIIGGDSGFKKWVLVGYITWWAGSSADEDMKTLVEDLLSKYGQIWESNHPNSARPAIITDGIPVNPRFLKRLEGYWEENEEEEFKTMFLIATLQMVLCPTQCARLSSGLLYVCTLGKKAREYDWCKLVYDFFMEKVKVFCRDFYTFGWVKGIGGCSLYLVIFYLGRLKRRPVQWGLCPRSKAWNMEEIKKAKSADRFPGATGDYGYIGCIDVAYGDNQHPKAPRVLGTSTLLVMKR; the protein is encoded by the exons GGAAGGATGCTATACAAGTTTGATAATCGGAGGAGATAGTGGGTTCAAGAAATGGGTTTTGGTGGGCTATATAACTTGGTGGG CTGGATCTTCGGCTGATGAAGACATGAAAACCCTCGTGGAGGATTTACTATCTAAATACGGGCAGATATGGGAGAGTAATCACCCTAATAGTGCTCGTCCTGCTATTATCACTGACGGTATTCCAGTTAATCCAAGGTTCCTTAAAAGACTTGAGGGTTATTGGGAAGAGAACGAGGAGGAGGAATTTAAGACGATGTTTCTGATTGCTACATTACAAATGGTCTTATGTCCAACACAATGTGCAAGGTTAAGTTCGGGGTTATTATATGTGTGCACACTTGGCAAGAAGGCTCGGGAATATGACTGGTGCAAGCTTGTGTATGATTTTTTTATGGAAAAGGTGAAAGTTTTCTGTAGGGATTTCTATACATTTGGTTGGGTCAAAGGAATAGGGGGATGCAGCCTGTATTTAGTG ATATTTTATCTCGGTCGACTAAAAAGAAGACCAGTGCAATGGGGTTTGTGCCCAAGGTCAAAGGCATGGAATATGGAGGAGATAAAAAAAGCCAAGTCTGCAGACCGATTTCCTGGAGCAACAGGAGACTACGGATACATTGGG TGTATTGATGTTGCGTATGGTGATAACCAACATCCAAAGGCTCCTAGAGTCCTAGGGACATCGACCCTCTTAGTGATGAAGAG ATGA
- the LOC110805475 gene encoding uncharacterized protein isoform X1, producing the protein MGFGGLYNLVGLQLPRSFVYWLMTRVDPLSEVFSAPDGLEIPMSKTQVRWIFGIPHGKKVIPTSGSSADEDMKTLVEDLLSKYGQIWESNHPNSARPAIITDGIPVNPRFLKRLEGYWEENEEEEFKTMFLIATLQMVLCPTQCARLSSGLLYVCTLGKKAREYDWCKLVYDFFMEKVKVFCRDFYTFGWVKGIGGCSLYLVIFYLGRLKRRPVQWGLCPRSKAWNMEEIKKAKSADRFPGATGDYGYIGCIDVAYGDNQHPKAPRVLGTSTLLVMKR; encoded by the exons ATGGGTTTTGGTGGGCTATATAACTTGGTGGGCCTCCAATTGCCCAGGAGCTTTGTTTATTGGCTTATGACTAGGGTAGACCCCTTAAGCGAGGTATTCTCAGCCCCGGATGGATTAGAAATACCCATGTCCAAAACACAAGTTCGTTGGATTTTTGGAATTCCGCATGGTAAGAAGGTTATCCCAACGTCTGGATCTTCGGCTGATGAAGACATGAAAACCCTCGTGGAGGATTTACTATCTAAATACGGGCAGATATGGGAGAGTAATCACCCTAATAGTGCTCGTCCTGCTATTATCACTGACGGTATTCCAGTTAATCCAAGGTTCCTTAAAAGACTTGAGGGTTATTGGGAAGAGAACGAGGAGGAGGAATTTAAGACGATGTTTCTGATTGCTACATTACAAATGGTCTTATGTCCAACACAATGTGCAAGGTTAAGTTCGGGGTTATTATATGTGTGCACACTTGGCAAGAAGGCTCGGGAATATGACTGGTGCAAGCTTGTGTATGATTTTTTTATGGAAAAGGTGAAAGTTTTCTGTAGGGATTTCTATACATTTGGTTGGGTCAAAGGAATAGGGGGATGCAGCCTGTATTTAGTG ATATTTTATCTCGGTCGACTAAAAAGAAGACCAGTGCAATGGGGTTTGTGCCCAAGGTCAAAGGCATGGAATATGGAGGAGATAAAAAAAGCCAAGTCTGCAGACCGATTTCCTGGAGCAACAGGAGACTACGGATACATTGGG TGTATTGATGTTGCGTATGGTGATAACCAACATCCAAAGGCTCCTAGAGTCCTAGGGACATCGACCCTCTTAGTGATGAAGAG ATGA